In Quercus robur chromosome 11, dhQueRobu3.1, whole genome shotgun sequence, the sequence TATGTGCTGTTTCTCCCACGATAGGATATGATTATGAGTGTCTATGTTGAAGACAAGTTAAATACTATGATCCCAAATTCTATCTTTGTTGAAGCCAAGTTAAATTCTATGATCCCAAATTCTTCAACATCAAACAAGAGCTTTTTTCCATTACCTTAGTGTATCAGCTGTACTAAGTTTTTGCTGCAATCGACTTACGTCCTGTCTCAATGTTCTTGCACCCAATTAACAAAGTTCTTGTACGAACGTGATAGAGTTGGACCCATGTGCTTCTCTCTTTTGAAAACTCTGAAAAATTATAATCCTAAACATATGAAGGATTCTTCCTCCCCTGCACAAAATGGGAACTCCACAGGAACATTCCCCTTTAAATAACTTCAGCTTCTGGTTGTGATAAAGACTtcaaaacaatcaaacaaaattaaacacatGTAAACCACAACTACCATGTAATGCAAAAGTTGTGATTCTTGTGAAAAGCAAGAAACATAGAGACTGATGGTAGTTCATTATATACACACTGGATGGAGCATTCtactaatgaaaaaaatgaaatattaaaatgttcACATGTCTTGCACAGTTGTACATATAGATGTTGAATTGAGGTGGACTTTAAattgttttcatcttttatttttatttttattattattatttttataaattgtgaGACCTTTTTGTAGAGTAATCTCGTCTCTGTCTGTAATTGGGCTGGATTCCTGATGCATGAAGATCTTTTTCTATTCTTGTGAGTTAATGTCTTTAACTTGTCtatgctttgtttttgttatagGTTGCCAGAAACACTGGAGCGGTTAGCTGCAAAACTAGAGTTAGTATATAATGCTTCTGGAGGGAAAAAGATAAGCATCATAAGTCATTCTATGGGGGGTCTTCTGGTGAAATGTTTCATGTCCCTGCATAGCGATGTAAGAATCGACATTCCTTTTCTTGaattattcttattttcttttctccctttccaTCCTAtctctatctttctctttcAAGTTTTGGTTATTTCTTTCTTAGCTGGTTGCTTTAGTTTTACTGCAAGGTAAACTCTCCCAATCTTATGCACTTTGTTTTGCAGATTTTTGAGAAATATGTGAAGAATTGGATTGCAATTGCTGCACCATTTCAGGGTAAGTGATCCTATATAACTTGAACGCATTGGAGTTTTGGAGCATATTTATAGTAGCTATGAGACTATAACTCCTAGCTCCTTGATACATGCAGAAATCGGGAACTTTGTtctgttaaaattaaaatttgaaacacTTGATATTCTCTTCTCTGTAAGGAAATGGCTTGACTTTCCTCCACTTTCTTGGCATGTATTGCctcaatttcaaatttgtgaGTGCTGTTACAGAAAAAATAGAAGGGCGGATCTCATATATAGTGTGTATAATGTTGTACATGCTTGTGCCACTTtccttgtttatatattttcaatatGATGTCTTGGAACCTGTTATATTCTACTGATTGATATATTCTAAGAGTCAAGCcattcttaaaatatatatatttattaaagatGTGGAACCTCACCAAGGCAGGGCCCTTTGGACCCACCTCTTGGGGAGTAAACCACGAATAAATGACCCCACTAGCCAAAACCATGCATTAGGTAATCCAGCAAAATTTCTAGTGGGGATCGAACCCAGACATCTACTGCTCATCCCAAGCCTCCATCTACTAGGCTGCATCCTGATGGATCAACCCAGACATACCACTAGTAGCTACATGACTAATAGCTGACTTTGGAGGATCACCTTGGAATCGTTTGTAGGACCATTTGCTGAAAGTTTTAACTTTATTAGCATGGTTTAATCTTCTAAAATCTTCAATCAATTTGTTAGTCAAGGTTGAGCTTCTAAAAACTCCTTGTAGTTTCGTTATAATTGTTGGTGTTAATTTTCATCCCTACTTCAATGGTGTCAGAAAATATACCAAAGAGTTGATTTTAAATTAAGAACTTTATCAGTCCCATTAAAGCATTGTGTGAAATTGTCCAACAGGTGCACCTGGATATGTTACGTCTACCTTTTTGAATGGAATGTCATTTGTTGAAGGATGGGaacagaatttttttatatccaAATGGAGCATGCACCAGCTGGTATGAGCCCCTTACTTTTGGTATTTCGGATTACAACTATGTTGGGACTTCTGGTTTTGTTTGCGTTATTGGGATATTTTGATTTATGACTGCTTATTGAACTTTACATTTGCTACTTTTGTGTTAGTGTTGAATATTGTGCAATAATCTCTCACTAATTCTCTCCTTTTGAAtccttttatttgtttatatatatatatatatatatatataggaatgggttcaagttacacctgagaTAACTCTAAGCAATATTACACCATCTAATTAACTTggtattgaattcatattttggaaatcgaaccgttgaattacatgttctatatgtttttaacatgcatgccaattttcaagCCAATCAAATGTAATTTATCATTCGATCCATAAGCTcatcttttataaattattataaattacaaaaacttgaattcaaataattgattgatgacatggctattgatttttcatctttaaattttataagcatggagaatatacaaagataatgtaatccagcagtagatttatcaaaattcacatttaattaaaaaatattggatggtgtaacattatttaaagttacaccaggtgtaacttgaacttaatccatatatatatatatatatatattacttggTGTCCTTGTTTTCATCTCTACATGACAACAGAAATTAAGTTAGAATGTGTGAATGGTTAGGATTGTCTAGTAGGCCCTCTCAAAGCATCATTATCTCCAAGACTTCAAAGAGTCCAAATGATCTTAATCTCCAAAACTCTTGATCCTCAACTCCATTATATGGGAAATTAGAATTCTACAAATCAAGAAAGTTATTCAAAGTTTCCAATTTCCAATCTCAAGTAAATTGAGGATTTCAGTACCGCTCTCCTCTATCAATTAAGAGGCAACTGAATCATTATTTCCACAACCATGGTAAAAAGATCAGGGAAGAGGTATTTCAGTGAAGAATCAACTACACCATTAAGTCGTATAAAAGATGAACCAGTGTGCCATctccaataaaaattttttttttattattgtggGATGTGAAAGGTCTATTCTAGGTCCTTTTCCACCCTATTAGATTTGATTGATCATTGTACTTCTCAAGAGTTTTATACAGAGCAAATATGCTATATGTTCCTTGCTTTTGTATTAGTTTAAATTAGGGAGCGTGTATTGGACacttacatttttatttacaaaataacaCATTAAATCGCCCCTTTAAAAGTAGGATCTTCTAAGGTGGAGAAACAATTTAGGACAGCGGGAGCATTTGTTTATAACCATGTGCTTCTCGGTCCCTGAAATCTGCTCTATCACACCCTAAGCTTTTTCAGTCACTAAATGCTGTAAAATATGAGTCATTCTCTGGCATGCGTGGGCCTGCAGGGTTACCTATATTTTGAGGTTTTAGTTTTGCTattcattttgttttctctagagcattatattgtaatttttgtagGAACATTTAAACATTTGGTGATAATATTCATTCAGTTTTtctgattttgagtttttgactGCATTagttgcaccttttttttttttttttttcctttttctatagTGGTGGCTTTGAAAGgtgcgcgcgcacacacacacatatatatgtttGCAATCACCGAGGTTCTTCAGATTATATATTAACATGTTGCAATTTTGTCAGCTGATTGAATGCCCATCAATATATGAACTGATGGGTTGTCTggattttcattggcaacacgTTCCTGCTTTAGAGATCTGGAGAGAGAAGCTAGACAGTGATGGGAACTCTCATCTTATCCTAGAATCTTATTCCCCAAAAGAAAGTATAGAAATTTTTAAGGAAGCTCTTTCGAGAAACAATGTAAGCCCTGAACTCTTGTTGTGCCAAGTACAGATTAGTGAAGTTTGTGGTAACTTTAATGTGGATTATTTTACTTTCTCATGgtttaatgaaaaatgaaacttgtcatgtttggactttggaatatttttcaatttttaaaattgtaagtCAATATTTTAGTTGAGACATTTCTTTAGATCCATGTTCATAAAAGGTGAGCATTACAATGGCAGTCACTCATCGTAACCCTCTTTTTATTTGAGCTTGTATCCAGTTGTGCAAAATGATTGACAATTTTTAGAGAGCTAACTATGGCCCTAGATAGCACCAAGTGGGATTAAGGGTTAAGGTTGAGTTGAGAATTTTTAGTTGTCACATTCTTATAAACTCTTTATGTTTTCTGTTATGTCAAGTTGTCAACAAATTATTGTAACATATGTAATTTCAGGGTTTTCTTGTGATTAAGAATTGGACTTGGAGCTATGGTTGCCACTATGTATCTCCACACAGTTTGCTTTGTGCTTTCTATATatttgttgtttgtattttcaccaaggaaaataaaataatgatgagCTTTGCATTAACCATCATGTTGTAGAAATGCCACCTGTGGAAtattatgattgttttttttttttcctgttcttATTTAACATTATGCTGAAACTGGATGAAAAGAACTGATATTGCTTACTGGACTTTATGCATTTCTCCAGGTCAATTATGATGGCAAAAGTATTCCCCTACCATTCAATTTGGAGATCTTGAAATGGGCTAATGAAACACGAGAAGTTTTATCTTCTGCTAAAGTTCCTTCTCAAGTTAAATTCTACAACATATATGGGACCAATCTTGAGACACCCCATAGTGTCTGGTAATATCTCCACTAAATGAAGTGTTATGGGTTTATTGCAGTCAGAAACTATGGTTATTGAGAAATTTATTGTGGAATAGAATCTTATACTAAAACTAAAATACTAATATGCTGCTATGTTCTTTTGATACTGAGTTTGGTTCATTTGATCTCTAAAAGTTATTTACCATGCAGCTATGGAAGCGAGGAAACTCCTGTTACTGATTTACAAGAACTACCATTTTGCCAGGTCATTATCTACAACAAAATTTAATCCGTGTTGTTATTTGATTTCCTCTTTTGCTGCAAGTTACTGTTTGTGTAAGAAAGCTAACTTGTGTTTGCATAATTTCAGCCTTCATATGTATGTGTGGATGGTGATGGGACAGTTCCAACAGAGTCAGCCAAGGTATGCCAGATTTTCTATTTGATCTGTTATGATTTCATGCCATGGATGATCTTTTTAACACAGCTTTAACAGTTGGTATTCACTGAAGTATCTCATTTATGATTTGTGGTGGCtgcattttttgttgttgttgttgaatttCCAATGCAGTGAGGGAAAGCACGTATCCTTTTTACTCTGTTAATGCTGTTTCATAGGGTTAAACATTTATGCACTGACTTTGAAATGGTGGGAGTGAAATTAGCTAAATTATTTAGCCAAAATAAAAGCTACAAATAATAAGTGATTATACCTCTTCTTTGCTGGTCCAAAGAAAgggattattttaatttagagaaGAGCATAGAAAAAAGCTGGGTGGGTGGGgaggggaggaaaaaaaattgtttggacCTCCACATGGCATAAAGAAcaaattgaaatgaaaagagATGAACGGGGAAACATACACCTTGTTAAAGGAAAATATACATTAATTGAGTATGAGCTAGGATCATGATCAAGCTCTTAGATATAATGCTTGGATAATGAAATCTTTCTGATTTCTGTAGCAACGTTTTCATTACCTGGAGTGTTAACCATATAATAAATTGGATAAAAAATCTGAGAGTGATAAAAAGCTGGAtgaataaaaaaggaaattccTTGAAAGTATTTATGATTAATAAATGAAacacaaaaatagaaaactaaagCTGACATTTCATTAGTaaacattttgaaatgaagaaaCCAAGCTGGCATATCATTATTCGCCTATTACATAGGTTTGTGTTATATGCATGCAGGATGCTAATTGGTTTCACAGTTTCAGACAATATATCAGATGATTTGAccaacttattaaaaaaaaaaaaagtagattagACCATTGTTTTAGCTTTTATGATTTCCAGGAGCAGTAAAACGTGgagaaaaaaaacaaggaaAGTCTTTGAATTTGATGATTTGTACGAATGTAAGATTCTCTTAAGGACAATATGACAAACTTAACTTGATCTTCCATTGCTTTATAATAATTTGAAAAGGAGAAATGCAGCTAtagtctcaactctcaactaTGGCCTTTTCCTGATAAATTTTAGATTGACAATTGTGAATTATGAATTGGCGATCTATATAACCTGCTTTTTCTTCCCTTATAGGCAGATGGGCTTAATGCAGAAGCAAGGATTGGAGTCCCTGGTGAGCATCGAGGAATTCTCTGTGACCATCATGTATTTCGGATTCTTAAGCACTGGCTGAAGGCAGATTCAGACCCTTACTACAACCCTATCAATGATTATGTGATATTACCCACTGCATTTGAAATGGAAAGCCACAAGGAAAAAGGCTTACAAGTAACTTCTCTTAAAGAAGAATGGGAAATCATCTCAGAAGACCAAGTCGACCAAGACAATATGGCTGATACAAAGCCTATGGTGAGTTCCATATCTGTTTCTCAAGTGGGAGATAATCATTCTCCACGGGCAGAGGCTTGTGCTACTGTTATTGTTCATCCTCAAAATGAGGGCAAGCAGCATGTTGAGCTGAATGCCGTAAGTGTGTCAGTTGATGCATAAATTGGTTCCCATTGAACCATTTTATTGAACCGCAAAAGGTGAAAGTCTCCTGTATAGTCATCTGTGAGGTTAAACTCTTGTATATCAGGAATCTCTAtgtaatatatgtgtgtgatatgtaaatatatatgtacAGACTAACAAGATTAAAATTCATTGAACTTTCTTATCGGTTTATTGAAGTTGTTGAACTGGACATGTTTGGGTGTGAACCAGGAAGGTGGTTTACACGAATTAAAAGACATGAAGTTCAATGTTGTGAAGGTCTTATTCTAGGCCCCTTTTCATGCAAGTTCTTGTAGTTCTGATGTCTCTTATTTTCTCCACACCTGCTTTCTATTTTAAGGCACTCGACCTTTTCAAAGGCCATGGTGAGGCAGTTAATTTTGGAGTGTGAAGTGGGAACATAATTGGATTGATTTGGATGTTCAATGTGGCTGTCTAAGCACGAGAAAAATATTTGGACACACCCACAGGAACACAACTTTGTTAGGCTGTTATactgaaaaatgttgtaaaaacaTTTGACGTCAGCGGTTGTTAAAAagtttgtgaaattgttgtccaagaaactttttttttctcgtgCAATATTTTTTGTTCCCGTGGGTGTGTCCAAATGTTGTAAAACTATTTTCAGTGGGTGTCAACAAGGACATCGATTTTCACTAccgacatttttttttttttatatggttgAAGCTtgtatttaatgtattttttaactGAACATGATATGATTTGGATAGGTATCTAAAACTAGGTGTCTAGTTTTGGACAAATATTCGTATCGTATCATGTCCGGTGCAAAAATGCACTGGACACAAGCCATTGTATCTTTGTTTAATAATTGTTGGTCCAACATCCTAgtatacctaaataaaaaaaagagggtgaagaaggagaagaagaggaatggAGATATGGTCAGGTGAGATTGGCGGCCACTACATGTGGCCATTCAGCCATAAGTCTTTGGCCGATTTAGGGTTTCGAGAAAAACAAAGGTGGAGTAGGAGGATGAGAGGGGCTTGGCTGTGTGGGATGAGAGGGGCTTGGCCACTATATCTTTGTTTAATAATTGTTTGTCCAACATCCTAGTatacctaaaagaaaaaaaaaaaaaaagggtgaagtGGGTGAAGAGGAGGAATGGAGATATGGTCAGGTGAGATTGGTGGCCACTGCATGTGGCTATTCAACCATAAGTCTCTGGCCAATTTAGGGTTCTGAGAAAAACAAAGGTGGAGAAGGAGGATGAGAGTGGCTTCGTTGTGTGTCGTCTGGGTTAGATTGAAACAGAGAGGTGATGTTCTTGCTAGTTTGAGGTTGCTAAGGAAAACAGAGGTGGAggatgagagagaggagaaaggcgtgtttgaggagagagaggagagaggccATCTGGTTTAGATGAAAGAGACTCTTGCATATGTGTTTCTTTATCTATTTGACACCTGTCCCTATTTGCAGTAGTTGCTGCAAGCTCGTCTGGAGAAAATCCCTATCTATAATGAAATGGTGTTATAAGTGTGAGGCGTGCCTTTCTTGGAtgcatcaacaacaacaacaacaacgtgaAAGAGAGGAATAATCCTCCATATTAAGAAAAGCACCCATATTCCAAATGGATGGTCAATTGTATTTTCTTCTACACAAAACATTCTTCAGATAATACATAAACAACAATTTTGAACTAAATTACTTGCAGCTCAACTGGCACCTCCTGGTGtttctagtttttttaaaaaaggagtTGATATATATTAAAGCAAAGAATGCACACTAGTAGCCTTCAAAATTGTGATGTTGACTATatcaatatattattttttatgaaagtcGAAGGGGATAATCAAAGTTGATTTAGTTGGCCTACCATCTGCTAAACCAGAAAGAAAAGTATCAATTAAACAAAGTTAATTATGTAATCAACTTAATCATACAGACAGCCAAGGGAAAGTGATGAGCAAGTGgcctcaaaaatatatattgaacaATGAGTGCTGGAAATGGGATAAATTTCATCTTAGAAGTTTTAAGGAATGGTCAATTACCAAAAAAGGCCTCCACTAGTATATAGTATAAACAAGCCTTAAATAGACACAAAATGTTAAACAATAACCATAAAATATTTGCAGAAAGAACAATGATCTAGACATTCACTCTCTTTCTATTTAATCCGTAAAATAATCTCTAAGATTTCAACTTTATCACAACATTGTAGATATCACTAGGTCCACttaatcaaatgaaaatttttgaacaTACAGATAGGATCCCATCTATATCAGCGATTCAGAAtatgaaattttcatttgtGCTGGAAAATGATTTCACATGTAAGCTgtgatttcttaaaaaatttatggagcATGCAGCTATGAACAATCAGATGATAACAGAGTCAATGTATGCTTCACATTTCTTCATATACTATATATCACCAGGAAGACGAATTAATTGGTAAACGGGATTAATTTTAGTTCAAGGAAACAGGAGAAAGTACGAACGTCCACCTAGAGGCAAGGAGGTAGCATTTCcttttatgtgtgtgtgagtgtt encodes:
- the LOC126705443 gene encoding lecithin-cholesterol acyltransferase-like 4 gives rise to the protein MAVLLEEIVQSVEMWLSLLRRQKAEQYVDPDLDPVLLVPGIAGSIMKAVDSGNGKEERVWVRILGADYKCRSKLWSRYDPSTGKTVSLDPNSTIVVPEDRFGLYAIDLLDPDLIIGRDCVYYYHDMIVEMIKWGFQEGKTLFGFGYDFRQSNRLPETLERLAAKLELVYNASGGKKISIISHSMGGLLVKCFMSLHSDIFEKYVKNWIAIAAPFQGAPGYVTSTFLNGMSFVEGWEQNFFISKWSMHQLLIECPSIYELMGCLDFHWQHVPALEIWREKLDSDGNSHLILESYSPKESIEIFKEALSRNNVNYDGKSIPLPFNLEILKWANETREVLSSAKVPSQVKFYNIYGTNLETPHSVCYGSEETPVTDLQELPFCQPSYVCVDGDGTVPTESAKADGLNAEARIGVPGEHRGILCDHHVFRILKHWLKADSDPYYNPINDYVILPTAFEMESHKEKGLQVTSLKEEWEIISEDQVDQDNMADTKPMVSSISVSQVGDNHSPRAEACATVIVHPQNEGKQHVELNAVSVSVDA